A genomic window from Streptomyces sp. NBC_01429 includes:
- a CDS encoding response regulator transcription factor, with amino-acid sequence MQVLLVEDDASIAEPLVDGLARYGFAMRWVRTGADALDAPCGEMVLLDLGLPDMDGIDVCRQLRQRSAVPIIMLTARGAETDRVVGLEIGADDYLAKPFSMRELVARIRAVTRRTSMAPPEPLAPAGGAVVATGTVVGAGTVVGAGSVVATGSVQRVGNLSIDRRTRQVTVAGQPVMLAPKEFDLLALLAEDPGAVCSRQRILGAVWDPHFFGPTKTLDVHIAALRRKLGDPRRIETLRGVGFRLSVGARHAR; translated from the coding sequence ATGCAGGTGCTGCTCGTCGAGGACGACGCCTCCATCGCCGAACCGTTGGTGGACGGCCTCGCGCGGTACGGGTTCGCGATGCGGTGGGTGCGTACCGGTGCGGACGCGCTCGACGCTCCGTGCGGTGAGATGGTGCTGCTCGATCTGGGGCTGCCGGACATGGACGGTATCGATGTGTGCCGGCAGCTGCGGCAGCGTTCGGCGGTGCCGATCATCATGCTCACGGCCCGGGGAGCCGAGACCGATCGGGTGGTCGGGCTCGAAATCGGGGCGGACGACTATCTGGCGAAGCCTTTCAGCATGCGGGAGTTGGTCGCGCGGATCCGCGCGGTGACCAGGCGTACGAGCATGGCGCCTCCTGAACCGCTCGCGCCCGCCGGGGGCGCGGTGGTGGCCACAGGCACGGTGGTTGGCGCAGGCACGGTGGTGGGCGCAGGCTCAGTGGTCGCCACGGGCTCGGTGCAGCGGGTGGGGAATCTGTCCATCGACCGGCGGACCCGGCAGGTGACGGTGGCGGGGCAACCGGTGATGCTCGCGCCGAAGGAGTTCGACCTGCTCGCACTGCTCGCCGAGGATCCGGGCGCGGTGTGTTCGCGGCAGCGGATCCTCGGCGCGGTGTGGGATCCGCACTTCTTCGGGCCGACCAAGACCCTGGACGTGCATATCGCCGCGCTGCGCCGCAAGCTGGGCGATCCCCGCCGGATCGAGACACTGCGCGGTGTGGGGTTCCGGCTCTCGGTCGGGGCCCGGCACGCTCGGTGA
- a CDS encoding DUF6193 family natural product biosynthesis protein — protein MFEHSSEALPELYPELAAPGGLREALAREAVRRGRCAEPLDPVEGYDPAVAACCTRGQARFAVYATNADEREFRIEISTDSGWPWGAFGSTGDLAVVDAILYAWREGASIGQLRREWGLLAASPLEAAPPGRVVSTAWRLTLERSPVIRLGDAELAEALYAQPALRVFFPFPSHGEFSLLSSTADPFYAELPRAVPSGDGRWNVVLRRSLWSPHIPTRVLGSRLGAREAAALIAANIPAGSGPAIEGGWPQPPAIRTAEIGDTDG, from the coding sequence ATGTTCGAACACTCAAGCGAAGCATTGCCCGAGCTCTATCCAGAGCTGGCCGCGCCAGGCGGCCTGCGAGAAGCGCTGGCTCGCGAGGCGGTTCGGCGCGGGCGCTGTGCCGAACCGCTGGATCCCGTTGAGGGGTACGATCCCGCGGTCGCCGCATGCTGCACACGTGGCCAGGCACGGTTCGCCGTATACGCGACCAACGCTGACGAACGCGAGTTCCGCATCGAGATCTCCACGGACTCCGGATGGCCATGGGGAGCCTTCGGCAGTACCGGTGACCTCGCGGTGGTCGACGCCATCCTGTACGCCTGGCGTGAAGGGGCGTCGATCGGTCAACTGCGGCGCGAGTGGGGATTGCTCGCGGCCAGCCCGCTGGAAGCGGCACCGCCGGGGAGGGTGGTCTCGACCGCATGGCGGCTGACCCTGGAACGCTCACCGGTGATCAGGCTGGGCGATGCCGAACTGGCCGAGGCCCTGTACGCGCAGCCGGCCCTGCGCGTGTTCTTCCCGTTTCCGTCGCACGGGGAGTTCAGCCTCCTCAGCAGTACGGCTGATCCGTTCTATGCAGAGCTTCCCCGTGCAGTGCCGAGCGGAGACGGACGGTGGAACGTGGTTCTCCGTCGCTCGCTGTGGTCGCCGCACATTCCGACACGTGTGCTCGGATCCCGCCTCGGCGCTCGCGAGGCCGCAGCGCTGATAGCCGCGAACATTCCTGCGGGTAGCGGCCCGGCCATCGAAGGAGGCTGGCCGCAACCGCCGGCCATCAGGACCGCAGAGATCGGTGACACCGACGGCTGA
- a CDS encoding DUF6243 family protein → MTVSKNINNPVGMGGGQRKRLSRAERQNNGPHRNLDRKGAADQKAELVRKMREKTGSAEGAAEDTAEDTAEGAEQTGNDTAQS, encoded by the coding sequence ATGACCGTGAGCAAGAACATCAACAACCCCGTGGGCATGGGGGGCGGCCAGCGCAAGAGGCTGTCCCGCGCCGAACGGCAGAACAACGGTCCGCACCGCAACCTCGACCGCAAGGGCGCCGCCGACCAGAAGGCAGAGCTGGTACGCAAGATGCGCGAGAAGACAGGCTCGGCCGAGGGCGCAGCCGAGGACACAGCCGAGGACACAGCCGAGGGCGCCGAGCAGACGGGCAACGACACCGCACAGAGCTGA
- a CDS encoding PIN domain-containing protein, with protein sequence MSARIETVVLDSEGLSAWIAQDRKVLAMLQVFHGMGADLAIGANTIVEVGHSRTNIPRLNRALSRIKVEPVTEQAAKAAAELLKSAGLHGHKYAIDATVAEVALRQPKPVALLTADSDGMSKLCGSQVRIIPL encoded by the coding sequence GTGAGCGCGCGCATCGAGACCGTCGTCCTGGACTCGGAAGGGCTCTCCGCCTGGATCGCGCAGGACCGCAAAGTCCTCGCGATGTTGCAGGTGTTCCACGGCATGGGGGCCGACCTCGCGATCGGAGCGAACACCATCGTGGAAGTCGGCCACTCCCGTACCAACATCCCCCGCCTGAACCGGGCACTGTCCCGCATCAAGGTGGAGCCAGTCACCGAACAAGCGGCCAAAGCGGCAGCGGAACTCCTCAAAAGCGCCGGACTGCACGGGCACAAGTACGCCATCGACGCCACGGTGGCCGAGGTAGCGCTGCGCCAGCCGAAACCGGTCGCCCTGCTGACGGCCGACAGCGACGGCATGAGCAAGCTCTGCGGCAGCCAGGTGCGCATCATTCCCCTCTGA
- a CDS encoding PIG-L family deacetylase, protein MTDRPLTLMAVHAHPDDEATGTGGVLARYAAEGIRTVLVTCTDGGCGDGPGGVKPGDPGHDPAAVAAMRRHELEASRDVLKISDLELLDYADSGMTGWPSNDAPGSFWQTPVEEGAARLAELMRHYRPDVVVTYDENGFYGHPDHIQAHRITMAALEMTTLTPKVYWTTMPRSVVQRFGETMREFQEDMPEPDPAEVAAMAEIGLPDDEVTTWVDTTAFSGQKFDALAAHASQGENIFFLKMGKERFGELMGMETFVRVKDATGAAVPENDLFAGLR, encoded by the coding sequence ATGACCGACCGGCCTTTGACGCTCATGGCAGTACACGCCCACCCCGACGACGAGGCCACCGGAACCGGTGGGGTCCTCGCGCGGTACGCGGCGGAAGGCATCCGCACGGTTCTCGTGACATGTACCGACGGCGGTTGCGGTGACGGACCGGGGGGTGTCAAGCCGGGCGATCCCGGCCACGATCCGGCGGCCGTCGCCGCCATGCGCCGTCACGAACTCGAGGCGAGCCGCGACGTCCTGAAGATCAGCGATCTGGAGCTGCTGGACTACGCCGACTCCGGGATGACGGGCTGGCCGAGCAACGACGCCCCCGGATCCTTCTGGCAGACCCCCGTGGAGGAAGGCGCCGCCCGGCTCGCGGAACTCATGCGGCACTACCGGCCCGATGTGGTCGTCACCTACGACGAGAACGGCTTCTACGGCCACCCCGACCACATCCAGGCCCACCGCATCACGATGGCCGCGCTGGAGATGACCACGCTGACACCGAAGGTGTACTGGACGACGATGCCCCGTTCGGTGGTGCAACGGTTCGGGGAGACCATGCGCGAGTTCCAGGAGGACATGCCGGAGCCGGATCCTGCCGAGGTCGCCGCGATGGCCGAGATCGGCCTCCCCGACGACGAGGTCACCACGTGGGTGGACACCACCGCGTTCAGCGGTCAGAAGTTCGATGCTCTGGCCGCGCACGCGAGTCAGGGCGAGAACATCTTCTTCCTCAAGATGGGCAAGGAGAGGTTCGGCGAGCTGATGGGCATGGAGACCTTCGTACGCGTCAAGGACGCCACCGGCGCGGCCGTACCCGAGAACGATCTCTTCGCCGGACTGCGCTGA
- a CDS encoding formylglycine-generating enzyme family protein: MTAPRAATAPHFREQAALADPRALRPRPEDAARIAALTPAELAVTVENPAEPLAVRLAAGGLLALVGDPRTEGALPVTRAVPGGTVRIGLEPGHLDAVTDAWARVGVEREWIEKETPAHTVELADYWIGAYPVTNAEYRAFLAATDRLSFRDRLDRHDRPTTWYLGAYPYDRANHPVAGVRPEDADAYVSWLSERTGHPWRLPGEAEWEYAAGGPLGLEFPWGDAFDPAAANTREAGVHTTTPVGAFPAGRSPFGVFDLGGNVEEFVADTYRPYRGGRFVADDLAVAPLPDGTAREYRVARGGSFSRFGDLARTRRRHGAFPSPLYPVGFRLATGTRPPHQPKEQ, encoded by the coding sequence ATGACGGCGCCCCGGGCCGCGACCGCGCCCCACTTCCGCGAGCAGGCCGCTCTGGCCGACCCGCGAGCACTGCGCCCCCGCCCCGAGGACGCGGCCAGGATCGCCGCGCTCACCCCGGCGGAACTGGCGGTCACCGTCGAGAATCCCGCCGAGCCCCTCGCCGTACGCCTCGCGGCGGGCGGCCTGCTGGCGCTGGTCGGGGACCCCCGTACCGAGGGCGCGCTGCCCGTCACCCGGGCGGTGCCCGGTGGCACCGTACGGATCGGGCTGGAGCCCGGGCACCTCGACGCCGTGACCGACGCGTGGGCCCGGGTGGGGGTGGAGCGGGAGTGGATCGAGAAGGAGACCCCGGCCCACACCGTGGAGCTGGCCGACTACTGGATCGGCGCCTATCCGGTCACCAACGCGGAGTACCGCGCCTTCCTGGCCGCCACGGACCGCCTCAGTTTCCGTGACCGGCTCGACCGCCACGACCGGCCCACGACCTGGTATTTGGGCGCCTATCCGTACGACCGTGCCAACCACCCCGTCGCGGGGGTACGCCCCGAGGACGCCGACGCCTACGTCTCCTGGCTGTCCGAGCGCACGGGGCACCCCTGGCGGCTGCCCGGCGAGGCGGAGTGGGAGTACGCGGCGGGCGGGCCGCTCGGGCTGGAGTTCCCGTGGGGCGACGCCTTCGACCCGGCCGCCGCCAACACCAGGGAGGCGGGTGTCCACACCACCACTCCGGTGGGTGCGTTCCCGGCGGGCCGGTCGCCGTTCGGCGTCTTCGACCTGGGCGGAAACGTGGAGGAGTTCGTGGCGGACACCTACCGCCCGTACCGGGGCGGCCGGTTCGTGGCGGACGATCTGGCCGTGGCCCCGCTGCCCGACGGCACGGCCCGGGAGTACCGGGTGGCGCGTGGCGGCAGCTTCTCCCGCTTCGGCGACCTGGCCCGTACCCGGCGCCGCCACGGCGCGTTCCCCAGCCCTCTCTACCCGGTCGGCTTCCGGCTCGCGACCGGCACGAGGCCGCCGCACCAACCGAAGGAACAGTGA
- the ribA gene encoding GTP cyclohydrolase II RibA: MQTQPQTKVRAQVRAQVRVRARVPVTLDRARGRRAELVTFHGLPDPGEHLACLVPPRDPDAPPLTPDLAPLGHPPDAPLVRLHSECLTGDVLGSTRCDCGPQLDEALCRIAEDGGAVLYLRQEGRGIGLYNKLDTYLLQNRHTDTFEANRLIGRGADERDYGVAAAMLRALDLNRIRLLTNNPEKVRQLRAHGIEVTATVATGLYLTDDNAGYLAAKAHTTGHTLAVGPLRVRA; this comes from the coding sequence ATACAGACGCAGCCGCAGACAAAGGTACGGGCACAGGTACGGGCACAGGTACGGGTACGCGCACGCGTCCCCGTCACCCTGGACCGCGCGCGCGGGCGGCGCGCCGAACTCGTCACCTTCCACGGGCTGCCCGACCCGGGGGAGCACCTGGCCTGCCTCGTACCACCACGCGATCCCGACGCCCCGCCCCTCACCCCGGACCTCGCCCCGCTCGGCCACCCGCCCGACGCCCCGCTCGTCCGGCTGCACAGCGAGTGCCTCACCGGGGACGTCCTCGGTTCCACCCGCTGCGACTGCGGTCCCCAGCTCGACGAGGCCCTGTGCCGGATCGCCGAGGACGGCGGGGCGGTGCTCTATCTGCGACAGGAGGGGCGCGGCATCGGCCTCTACAACAAGCTGGACACCTACCTGCTCCAGAACCGGCACACCGACACCTTCGAGGCCAACCGCCTGATCGGCCGGGGAGCCGACGAACGGGACTACGGTGTGGCCGCCGCCATGCTGCGCGCGCTGGACCTGAACCGGATCCGGCTGCTCACCAACAACCCTGAAAAGGTGCGTCAGTTGCGCGCCCATGGCATCGAGGTGACGGCCACCGTGGCGACCGGGCTGTATCTGACCGACGACAACGCCGGCTATCTGGCGGCCAAGGCGCACACGACGGGCCACACACTGGCTGTCGGCCCGCTCCGGGTACGGGCATGA
- a CDS encoding flavin reductase family protein — translation MSDTPLAPTAPRLPENLWKKLTSTVGLVSVRHGSATNVMAAEWSYFVNKDPLYVAVVLGPRAATRGLLTEAGEFSLTLCAEDQAELADFAGSFSVADIDKSASELIGFGAPEATGTPWVTGGVLAVECVLRETVRFPVHTLYAGEVVAAHLPPGTPRPLVKHGAMHTLGAPVRRTAIVATAQWLPGGLLRVAATGPSGAPAGAPWRVSLLTPDGGSVPLGEYPPSRYGDFLAELPVPDRAAGDRRRGCRVRVERGDAKPGYATLGHEEPGQEEPGQEEPRYEEPGYEKQRHEDIARGTGNGAGTPG, via the coding sequence ATGTCGGACACACCTCTGGCACCGACCGCGCCCCGTCTCCCGGAGAACCTCTGGAAGAAGCTCACGAGCACCGTGGGCCTGGTCTCCGTACGGCACGGCTCCGCCACGAACGTGATGGCGGCCGAGTGGTCGTACTTCGTCAACAAGGACCCGCTCTACGTCGCCGTCGTCCTCGGCCCACGGGCCGCCACCCGTGGACTGCTCACCGAGGCCGGGGAGTTCTCGCTGACCCTGTGCGCGGAGGACCAGGCCGAACTCGCCGATTTCGCGGGCAGTTTCTCCGTGGCCGACATCGACAAGAGCGCCAGCGAGCTGATCGGCTTCGGCGCCCCGGAAGCCACCGGCACCCCCTGGGTGACCGGGGGAGTGCTGGCCGTCGAGTGTGTGCTCCGCGAGACCGTCCGCTTTCCCGTGCACACTCTGTACGCGGGTGAGGTCGTCGCGGCACATCTGCCCCCGGGCACGCCCCGGCCGCTGGTCAAGCACGGCGCGATGCACACGCTCGGCGCCCCGGTCCGGCGCACGGCGATCGTCGCCACCGCGCAGTGGCTGCCCGGCGGTCTGCTGCGGGTCGCGGCGACGGGCCCGTCGGGTGCCCCCGCCGGCGCTCCCTGGCGGGTGAGCCTGCTGACACCGGACGGGGGGTCCGTACCGCTGGGTGAGTATCCGCCGTCCCGTTACGGGGACTTCCTCGCCGAACTGCCGGTCCCGGACCGTGCGGCGGGGGACCGGCGGCGGGGCTGCCGGGTGAGGGTGGAGCGGGGTGACGCGAAGCCGGGCTACGCGACGCTGGGACACGAGGAGCCGGGGCAAGAGGAGCCGGGGCAAGAGGAGCCGAGGTACGAGGAGCCGGGGTACGAGAAGCAGCGCCACGAGGACATCGCGCGCGGCACCGGCAACGGAGCCGGAACGCCCGGATGA
- a CDS encoding carbon-nitrogen hydrolase family protein, whose protein sequence is MAFDPTGTVTVVYDKRHLWHADERGLFTPGGRDAVVLAVGGWRLGLGICYDISFPEHGRAAALAGAHVYVCPSAFAAGNEHRAEIYLAARALENTVYALFVNPVGGPPHRLCGGRTAVHGPDGRAIGRAGTSREEILLADLRPGALAEVRGFLRMLEEHRTGT, encoded by the coding sequence GTGGCGTTCGACCCGACGGGCACGGTGACCGTGGTCTACGACAAGCGCCACCTGTGGCACGCCGACGAGCGCGGACTGTTCACCCCGGGCGGGCGCGACGCCGTCGTGCTGGCGGTCGGCGGGTGGAGACTCGGGCTCGGGATCTGTTACGACATCTCCTTCCCCGAACACGGCCGGGCCGCCGCGCTCGCCGGGGCCCATGTCTATGTGTGCCCGAGCGCGTTCGCGGCGGGCAACGAGCACCGGGCGGAGATCTACCTCGCGGCGCGGGCGCTGGAGAACACGGTGTACGCGTTGTTCGTCAACCCCGTGGGCGGCCCGCCGCACCGGCTGTGCGGCGGACGCACCGCTGTCCACGGCCCGGACGGCCGGGCGATCGGCCGGGCCGGCACCAGCCGTGAGGAGATCCTCCTCGCCGACCTCAGGCCGGGGGCTCTCGCGGAGGTACGCGGCTTCCTCCGCATGCTGGAGGAGCACCGGACCGGCACCTGA
- a CDS encoding nitrilase-related carbon-nitrogen hydrolase has translation MSLPDDPHLPDDPHLTDLPHLPDDPHLPHLALPSSPLRVAAAQATAVPGDIAANARGAAALAARAAGEGARVVVLPELHLCGYDLTTLATHPDRCEVSADERGTVADPRLDALAGAAVSHGVTVLAGAPVRRADGTRTPSWRSTRRAR, from the coding sequence ATGAGCCTCCCGGACGACCCCCACCTCCCCGACGACCCCCACCTCACGGACCTCCCCCACCTCCCGGACGACCCCCACCTCCCCCACCTCGCCCTCCCCTCGTCCCCACTGCGGGTGGCGGCGGCTCAGGCCACCGCCGTGCCCGGGGACATCGCGGCCAACGCACGCGGCGCCGCCGCGCTGGCGGCGCGTGCCGCCGGGGAGGGCGCCCGGGTGGTCGTACTCCCCGAACTACACCTCTGCGGTTATGACTTGACGACCCTGGCCACCCACCCCGACCGCTGCGAGGTGTCCGCCGACGAGCGCGGAACGGTGGCCGACCCCCGTCTCGACGCGCTGGCCGGGGCGGCGGTGAGCCATGGCGTGACCGTACTGGCCGGGGCCCCGGTACGCCGGGCCGACGGCACCCGTACTCCGTCGTGGCGTTCGACCCGACGGGCACGGTGA
- a CDS encoding Shedu anti-phage system protein SduA domain-containing protein, with protein sequence MDHPDSSEGALHACLKNQEWIFGGAYVAELARRQYTPDTILDIPLLRGDGSLHVVELKRANIEKLVIRPSGHLMLGAPAHHAVSQAQNYLRTMDESRRTILARYGIDTRRASATVVIGHLQYVGGSITPQEVAETLRTYNTHMARIEVITYETLLESAARMLALSSAGEDPDPTEESTA encoded by the coding sequence GTGGACCACCCCGACAGCTCCGAGGGTGCCCTCCACGCCTGTCTGAAGAACCAGGAGTGGATCTTCGGTGGCGCCTACGTGGCCGAGCTTGCCCGCCGCCAGTACACCCCGGACACTATTCTCGACATTCCGCTGCTGCGTGGTGATGGATCCCTGCACGTGGTGGAACTCAAGCGTGCCAACATCGAGAAATTGGTCATCCGGCCCAGCGGCCACCTGATGCTGGGCGCACCAGCCCACCACGCGGTCTCCCAGGCACAGAACTACCTCCGGACCATGGACGAGAGCCGCCGGACCATCCTCGCGCGGTACGGCATCGACACGCGCAGAGCCTCGGCGACGGTCGTGATCGGGCACCTGCAGTACGTGGGCGGGAGCATCACCCCTCAGGAGGTCGCGGAGACGCTGCGGACCTACAACACGCACATGGCACGCATAGAAGTGATCACGTACGAGACCCTGCTGGAGTCGGCGGCGCGGATGCTGGCGCTCTCGTCGGCGGGGGAGGACCCCGACCCGACGGAGGAATCCACGGCATGA
- a CDS encoding polysaccharide deacetylase family protein, which translates to MARHQGRGWHGKLLAAALGVTVVAAATSVWTAQADPAGGRQPQAGISAPDARSQDRTAKVAADIAHASDHGDRGVNITIDDGPDPVWTPQVLQLLKDNGVKATFCMVGTQAQAYPDLVKAVVAAGHRLCDHTISHDTAMDTKSETYQSQQILDAERMITKASGGVRPQYYRAPGGAFTPYSRKLAASRGMRPLGWNVDSKDFERPGVDTMVATVKREISNGPTVLFHDAGGDRSQTLAALREVLPWLKQQGYSFGFPVR; encoded by the coding sequence ATGGCAAGGCACCAGGGAAGGGGATGGCACGGCAAGCTTCTCGCGGCGGCGCTCGGGGTGACGGTGGTGGCCGCCGCCACCTCGGTGTGGACCGCGCAGGCCGACCCCGCCGGAGGACGGCAGCCACAGGCGGGTATCTCGGCGCCGGACGCCAGGTCCCAGGACCGGACAGCCAAGGTGGCGGCGGACATCGCGCACGCCTCGGACCATGGCGACCGGGGCGTCAACATCACCATCGACGACGGACCGGACCCGGTCTGGACGCCGCAGGTGCTGCAACTGCTCAAGGACAACGGCGTGAAGGCCACGTTCTGCATGGTGGGCACGCAGGCCCAGGCGTACCCGGACCTGGTCAAGGCGGTCGTGGCGGCCGGGCACCGGCTGTGCGACCACACGATCTCGCACGACACCGCCATGGACACGAAGTCCGAGACCTACCAGTCCCAGCAGATCCTGGATGCCGAACGCATGATCACCAAGGCATCCGGAGGCGTCCGCCCGCAGTACTACCGTGCCCCGGGCGGCGCTTTCACCCCGTACAGCCGGAAGCTCGCCGCGTCCCGGGGGATGCGGCCGCTGGGCTGGAACGTCGACTCCAAAGACTTCGAGCGTCCCGGCGTGGACACCATGGTCGCCACCGTCAAGCGCGAGATCTCCAACGGGCCGACCGTCCTCTTCCACGACGCGGGAGGCGACCGCTCCCAGACCCTGGCCGCTCTGCGCGAGGTGCTGCCCTGGCTGAAGCAGCAGGGATACTCCTTCGGCTTCCCCGTGCGGTGA
- a CDS encoding DEAD/DEAH box helicase, whose product MKAKQPASGRSGPGRSDQGRAPRGELSVPETVAPGLPPARSFAELDMPVELMGVLAGLGVREPFPIQAATLPSALAGRDVLGRARTGSGKTLAFGLALLARTAGRRAEPKRPLALVLVPTRELAQQVSEALVPYAEALGLRSVTVVGGLAISGQVAALRAGAEVVVATPGRLADLVARRDCHLDRVRIAVLDEADQMCDMGFLPQVSETLDLMPPGGQRMLFSATLDRNVDQLVRQYLSEPVFATVDRAEGSVATMEHHVLNVHPADKYVTATEIAARDGRVLMFLDTKHGVDQFTRHLRSSGIQAGALHSGKSQPQRTHTLAQFRDGEITVLVATNVAARGIHVEHLDLVVNVDPPSDPKDYLHRGGRTARAGESGSVVTLVTPGQRRDVNRMMSEAGIRPTVAQVRSGEERLTSITGAKRPPVQDRAKTGNAAFRGLGTRAGRPPKESRKAAEARTMAEARKAARARKAH is encoded by the coding sequence ATGAAAGCGAAGCAGCCTGCCTCCGGCCGCTCCGGACCCGGCAGGTCCGACCAGGGGAGGGCCCCGCGGGGCGAGCTCTCGGTGCCGGAGACAGTGGCGCCCGGCCTCCCGCCGGCCAGGTCCTTCGCGGAGCTGGACATGCCGGTCGAGCTGATGGGGGTGCTTGCGGGGCTCGGGGTACGGGAGCCATTCCCGATTCAGGCGGCCACCCTGCCGAGCGCGCTGGCCGGCCGGGACGTTCTCGGCCGCGCGCGGACCGGCTCGGGGAAGACCCTCGCCTTCGGGCTTGCGCTCCTCGCACGTACGGCGGGCCGCCGCGCCGAACCGAAGCGCCCTCTCGCGCTGGTCCTGGTGCCGACAAGGGAACTCGCGCAGCAGGTGAGCGAGGCGCTGGTTCCCTACGCGGAGGCCCTCGGGCTGCGCTCGGTGACTGTGGTCGGCGGGCTGGCGATCAGCGGGCAGGTGGCGGCGCTCCGGGCGGGTGCCGAGGTCGTGGTGGCGACGCCGGGACGGCTGGCCGATCTCGTCGCCCGGCGGGACTGCCACCTGGACCGGGTGCGGATCGCGGTGCTGGACGAGGCGGACCAGATGTGCGACATGGGTTTCCTGCCGCAGGTCTCGGAGACCCTGGACCTGATGCCCCCCGGCGGGCAGCGGATGCTGTTCTCCGCGACGCTCGACCGCAACGTCGATCAACTGGTCAGGCAATATCTGAGTGAGCCGGTGTTCGCCACGGTCGACCGGGCGGAGGGCTCGGTAGCGACGATGGAGCACCACGTACTGAACGTCCATCCCGCCGACAAGTACGTGACAGCCACCGAGATCGCGGCCCGGGACGGGCGGGTGCTGATGTTCCTGGACACCAAGCACGGTGTGGACCAGTTCACCCGCCATCTGCGGAGCAGCGGCATACAGGCGGGTGCTCTGCACAGCGGGAAGTCGCAGCCGCAGCGCACGCACACGCTGGCCCAGTTCAGGGACGGCGAGATCACGGTGCTGGTGGCCACCAACGTCGCTGCCCGTGGCATCCACGTCGAGCACCTGGACCTCGTCGTCAACGTGGATCCCCCCTCCGACCCCAAGGACTACCTCCACCGCGGCGGGCGCACCGCGCGTGCCGGGGAGTCCGGCAGCGTGGTCACGCTGGTCACGCCAGGCCAGCGCCGGGACGTGAACCGGATGATGTCGGAAGCCGGGATCCGGCCCACGGTCGCTCAGGTTCGCTCCGGCGAGGAGAGGCTGACCAGCATCACAGGCGCGAAGCGTCCGCCGGTGCAGGACAGGGCGAAGACCGGCAACGCCGCGTTCCGGGGTCTGGGCACCCGCGCGGGCCGCCCGCCGAAGGAATCCCGCAAGGCCGCGGAGGCGCGCACGATGGCCGAGGCCCGCAAGGCCGCCCGAGCGCGCAAGGCCCACTGA